One Opitutus sp. ER46 genomic region harbors:
- a CDS encoding MFS transporter: protein MTNPVTKLPLREKLAYGCGDFASCLFWASFSNFLLLFYTDVFGITAAAAGLMFMLTRIWDGVNDPIMGIIADRTQTRWGKFRPWILWGCVPFGLMGVLLFTTPSLGMTGRLVWAYLTYNLMMMLYTAVNIPYTALLGVITPDPVERTRVSSIKFVFAFGAGLVIKMTLPYMIDGFGGAANPQRGWSLSFIVVAAVAVGFFLVTFFGTRERVAPPPEQKTSIGRDLKDLFRNGPWLILLGTTLTFILFISTRLTITAHYLKYFVGPQMVQLPWQDAPRLCEFKDLWAAFGVAGDAGSIVGVLGVGWFAARVGKKTAFLLLIAASAACNAVYFWLPAHAVGLIFAFQFLGNVAGGPLAVLLWAMYADTADYSEWKNGRRATGLVFSASTMSQKFGWAVCGLVAGSMLSATGFVPNIAQSPTVLRSLVLLMSLIPAALGALALVVACFYPLTDRRVGEIEAELRARRAREGATPA, encoded by the coding sequence ATGACCAACCCCGTCACGAAACTTCCGCTGCGCGAGAAGCTGGCCTATGGCTGCGGCGATTTTGCCTCCTGCCTGTTCTGGGCCTCGTTCAGCAACTTCCTGCTGCTCTTCTACACGGACGTCTTCGGCATCACGGCGGCGGCGGCCGGGCTGATGTTCATGCTCACCCGCATCTGGGACGGCGTGAACGACCCGATCATGGGGATCATCGCCGACCGCACGCAGACCCGGTGGGGCAAGTTTCGCCCTTGGATCCTGTGGGGCTGCGTGCCCTTTGGCCTGATGGGCGTGCTGCTGTTCACCACGCCGAGCCTGGGCATGACGGGCCGGCTCGTGTGGGCATACCTGACGTACAACCTGATGATGATGCTCTATACCGCGGTGAACATCCCGTACACCGCGCTGCTCGGCGTCATCACGCCCGACCCGGTGGAGCGCACCCGCGTGTCGTCGATCAAGTTCGTCTTCGCCTTTGGAGCGGGACTGGTGATCAAGATGACGCTGCCGTACATGATCGACGGCTTCGGCGGGGCGGCCAACCCGCAGCGGGGCTGGAGCCTCTCGTTCATAGTCGTCGCAGCGGTGGCGGTCGGCTTCTTCCTGGTCACGTTCTTCGGCACCCGAGAGCGGGTGGCGCCGCCGCCGGAGCAGAAAACGTCGATTGGGCGCGACCTGAAGGACCTGTTCCGGAACGGCCCGTGGCTCATCCTGCTCGGGACGACGCTGACCTTCATCCTCTTCATCTCCACGCGGCTCACGATCACGGCGCACTACCTGAAGTATTTCGTCGGACCGCAGATGGTGCAGTTGCCGTGGCAGGACGCGCCGCGCCTGTGCGAGTTCAAGGACCTGTGGGCCGCGTTCGGCGTGGCCGGTGACGCCGGCTCGATCGTGGGCGTGCTGGGCGTGGGCTGGTTTGCAGCGCGGGTCGGCAAGAAGACCGCCTTCCTCCTCCTGATCGCAGCTTCGGCGGCATGCAACGCGGTGTACTTCTGGCTGCCGGCGCACGCCGTGGGACTGATCTTCGCATTCCAGTTCCTCGGCAACGTGGCCGGCGGACCGCTGGCGGTCCTGCTTTGGGCGATGTACGCGGACACGGCGGACTATTCGGAGTGGAAGAACGGCCGGCGGGCGACAGGGCTGGTGTTCTCCGCCTCGACGATGTCGCAGAAGTTTGGCTGGGCGGTCTGCGGGCTGGTGGCTGGCTCGATGCTCTCGGCGACCGGGTTCGTGCCCAACATCGCGCAGAGCCCGACCGTCCTGCGAAGCCTCGTCTTGCTGATGAGCCTGATTCCGGCGGCGCTGGGCGCGCTGGCCCTGGTCGTGGCCTGCTTTTACCCGCTCACCGATCGGCGCGTCGGCGAAATCGAAGCCGAGCTCCGGGCGCGGCGCGCGCGCGAAGGAGCGACGCCCGCCTGA
- a CDS encoding glycoside hydrolase family 2 protein, with protein sequence MRHHPLNSANWQFRDATADGPWRDAVVPGCVHLDLRRHDVIPDPFWGANETALQWIEEHDWEYTAEFDVPVALLTEEVVELAADGLDTVATVTLNGRRVGRTENMFVGHRWRVKPHLRATGNRLTIRFASAMGYIRTHRRGHQPREFNDPVGRSQVVRKQPCQFGWDWGPRFVTAGIWKGLRLEGWTRNRLVDVRVTQEHADDGSVTLDLTPELARADRTVTCHHRLKLGNIVVAEGTGTRLRVAQPQLWWPNGQGAQPLYSLAVEVRHADGHALGTWIRRLGLRTIELDRHADAAGETFQFRVNGRALFAKGANWIPADAFVTRLTREAYARDLRSAAEAHMNMIRVWGGGIYESEDFYDLCDELGLLVWQDFMFACSIYPGDRAFLQSVEEEAEQQVRRLRHRACLALWCGNNEIEGLNTDLLQDPAHRAAYDALFHQTLPTVVDRVDGITAYWPSSPHRPGTGNGHGAGNGHAAGEKLGDTHFWDVWHARHPVKDYEKWRFRFVSEFGMQSYSSPETQATFCAPEAGNLFGPAMENHQKNRGGNQVILDYVFRRYRLPRTQADLIYLSQLNQAYCIQTGVEHYRRLMPHCMGALYWQLNDCWPVASWSSIEYTGRWRALHFVARRFFAPALVTAHVPADDTPGIGNYRPPPPREVHLYTVYDAPQPASGVLRWDLFHLDGRVVQHGRHRVALRPGESVLQRTVALDAALARHDRDTLYLRIALEIGGERVSEDTVFLAAPRFLNLPKARVRVQAELIDARRARLTFTAPVFQHRLAFDVPGLPHRASDNYFELYPDEARTVELEFTRPITLLRLRRALRWHSLADTC encoded by the coding sequence GTGCGCCACCACCCGCTCAACTCTGCCAACTGGCAGTTCCGGGACGCCACGGCGGACGGTCCCTGGCGGGACGCGGTGGTGCCGGGCTGCGTGCACCTCGACCTGCGGCGCCACGACGTCATCCCCGACCCGTTCTGGGGCGCGAACGAAACGGCGCTGCAGTGGATCGAGGAGCACGACTGGGAGTACACGGCGGAGTTTGACGTCCCCGTGGCGCTGCTGACGGAGGAGGTCGTCGAACTCGCCGCCGACGGGCTCGACACCGTGGCGACGGTGACGCTGAACGGCCGCCGCGTGGGCCGGACGGAGAACATGTTCGTCGGCCACCGCTGGCGAGTGAAGCCGCACCTGCGCGCGACGGGGAACCGGCTCACGATCCGCTTCGCGAGCGCGATGGGCTACATCCGCACGCACCGGCGCGGGCATCAGCCGCGGGAGTTCAACGACCCGGTGGGCCGCAGCCAGGTGGTGCGCAAGCAGCCGTGCCAATTTGGCTGGGACTGGGGGCCCCGTTTCGTCACCGCGGGCATCTGGAAGGGCCTCCGGCTGGAAGGCTGGACGCGCAACCGGCTCGTCGACGTGCGGGTGACGCAGGAGCACGCGGACGACGGTTCGGTGACGCTCGATCTCACGCCGGAACTGGCGCGCGCGGACCGGACGGTGACCTGCCATCACCGGCTGAAGCTCGGCAACATCGTCGTGGCCGAAGGCACGGGGACGCGCCTGCGCGTGGCGCAGCCGCAGTTGTGGTGGCCCAACGGCCAAGGGGCGCAGCCGCTCTACAGCCTGGCGGTGGAGGTGCGGCATGCCGACGGCCACGCGCTGGGCACATGGATTCGCCGGCTGGGCCTGCGCACGATCGAACTCGACCGGCACGCCGACGCCGCCGGCGAGACCTTCCAGTTTCGGGTGAACGGCCGGGCGCTCTTTGCCAAAGGCGCGAACTGGATCCCAGCGGACGCGTTCGTGACGCGGCTGACGCGGGAGGCGTATGCGCGCGACCTCCGCAGCGCGGCGGAGGCGCACATGAACATGATCCGCGTGTGGGGCGGCGGGATCTACGAGAGCGAGGACTTCTACGACCTGTGCGACGAACTCGGTCTGCTCGTGTGGCAGGATTTCATGTTCGCCTGCTCGATCTATCCCGGCGACCGCGCATTCCTCCAGAGCGTCGAGGAGGAGGCGGAGCAGCAGGTGCGGCGGTTGCGGCACCGCGCGTGCCTCGCGCTCTGGTGCGGCAACAACGAGATCGAGGGGCTCAACACCGACCTCCTGCAGGACCCCGCGCACCGCGCCGCGTACGACGCGCTGTTTCACCAGACGCTGCCCACGGTGGTGGACCGCGTGGACGGGATCACCGCGTACTGGCCATCGTCGCCGCACCGCCCGGGGACCGGCAATGGCCACGGAGCGGGCAACGGCCACGCCGCGGGTGAGAAACTCGGCGACACGCATTTCTGGGACGTCTGGCATGCCCGGCATCCAGTGAAGGACTACGAGAAGTGGCGGTTCCGCTTCGTCTCGGAGTTCGGGATGCAGAGCTACAGCTCGCCGGAGACGCAGGCCACGTTCTGCGCGCCGGAAGCCGGCAACCTGTTCGGCCCGGCGATGGAGAACCACCAGAAGAACCGCGGCGGCAACCAGGTGATCCTGGATTACGTGTTCCGCCGCTACCGACTGCCGCGGACGCAGGCCGACCTCATCTATCTTTCGCAACTGAACCAGGCGTACTGCATCCAGACGGGGGTCGAGCACTACCGGCGGCTGATGCCGCACTGCATGGGCGCGCTTTACTGGCAGCTCAACGACTGCTGGCCGGTGGCCTCATGGAGTTCGATCGAATACACCGGCCGGTGGCGCGCGCTGCACTTTGTGGCACGCCGGTTCTTCGCGCCGGCGCTGGTCACGGCACACGTGCCCGCCGACGACACGCCGGGCATCGGCAACTACCGCCCGCCGCCCCCGCGCGAAGTGCACCTGTACACCGTTTACGACGCGCCGCAGCCGGCGTCCGGCGTGCTGCGGTGGGATCTCTTCCATCTCGATGGCCGCGTGGTGCAGCACGGCCGCCACCGCGTGGCGCTCCGCCCGGGAGAAAGCGTGCTCCAGCGGACGGTCGCGCTCGACGCGGCGCTGGCGCGCCACGACCGCGACACGCTCTACCTGCGCATCGCGCTCGAGATTGGCGGGGAGCGCGTGAGCGAGGACACCGTGTTCCTGGCGGCGCCGCGGTTCCTGAACCTGCCCAAGGCGCGCGTGCGGGTGCAGGCGGAACTGATCGATGCCCGGCGGGCGCGACTGACCTTCACCGCACCGGTTTTCCAGCACCGCTTGGCGTTCGACGTGCCGGGCCTGCCACATCGCGCAAGCGACAACTACTTCGAGCTCTACCCCGATGAGGCCCGGACGGTGGAACTCGAGTTCACGCGCCCGATCACGCTCCTCCGGCTGCGTCGGGCACTGCGCTGGCACTCGCTGGCGGACACCTGCTGA
- a CDS encoding glycoside hydrolase family 130 protein → MQLKIVGSPLPNIPWQPRPAGNQDLVWRYDANPVIGRRPLPRVTGIYNSAVVPWKGEFIGVFRTEGMDRVPHLHVGRSPDGLKFTFEPKPIDFKCDDPEVRRHEYAYDPRVTPIDGVHYITWCNGYHGPTIGLARTTDFVTFEQLENAFLPYNRNGVLFPRKVNGKFLMLSRPSDTGHTPFGDIFVSESPDLTHWGRHRHIFGRGWPWFQGMKIGAGPSPIETSEGWLLFYHAVTNTCNGYVYSMSAMLLDLEQPWKLIASADQAILCPEAPYELTGFVPGVCFPVGCLCDAATGRIAIYYGAADTFSALCFCQAEEIVQFIKDHSLKR, encoded by the coding sequence ATGCAACTCAAGATCGTCGGATCTCCTCTTCCCAACATTCCGTGGCAGCCACGTCCTGCCGGGAACCAGGACCTCGTGTGGCGCTATGACGCCAATCCGGTGATCGGTCGGCGGCCGTTGCCGCGCGTCACCGGCATCTACAACAGCGCCGTCGTGCCATGGAAGGGTGAGTTCATCGGCGTCTTTCGCACCGAGGGCATGGACCGGGTGCCGCACCTCCACGTTGGCCGCAGCCCAGACGGGCTGAAGTTCACGTTCGAGCCCAAGCCGATCGACTTCAAATGCGACGACCCGGAGGTCCGGCGTCACGAGTACGCCTACGACCCGCGCGTCACCCCGATCGACGGCGTGCACTACATTACCTGGTGCAACGGCTACCACGGCCCGACCATCGGCCTCGCGCGCACGACCGATTTCGTGACTTTCGAGCAGCTGGAGAACGCGTTCCTGCCGTACAACCGCAACGGCGTGCTCTTCCCGCGCAAGGTGAACGGCAAGTTCCTGATGCTCTCCCGGCCGTCCGACACCGGGCACACGCCGTTTGGCGACATCTTCGTCAGCGAGTCGCCCGACCTGACCCACTGGGGCAGGCACCGGCACATCTTCGGCCGCGGCTGGCCGTGGTTCCAGGGCATGAAGATCGGCGCCGGACCGTCGCCCATCGAGACGAGCGAGGGCTGGCTGCTGTTCTATCACGCGGTCACGAACACCTGCAACGGCTACGTCTATTCGATGAGCGCGATGCTCCTCGACCTGGAGCAGCCGTGGAAGCTCATCGCCTCGGCCGACCAGGCCATCCTCTGCCCGGAGGCGCCGTACGAGCTGACCGGCTTCGTGCCGGGCGTGTGCTTCCCGGTGGGCTGCCTGTGCGATGCCGCGACGGGCCGGATCGCGATCTACTATGGCGCCGCGGACACCTTCTCCGCGCTGTGCTTCTGCCAGGCCGAGGAGATCGTCCAGTTCATCAAGGATCATTCGCTCAAGCGCTGA
- a CDS encoding glycoside hydrolase family 27 protein, with the protein MRKPLALLLASTLALTAMAQKFENLALTPPMGWNTWNTFASDIHESLIKQTADTMVANGMRDAGYVYIVIDDTWSKKQRDEQGNLVPDPAKFPSGMKALADYLHERGFKLGIYSCAGPRTCADYPGSWGHEFQDARTFAAWGIDYLKYDWCNRGNADARDAYTRIRDALYTAGRPVVLSICEWGQNKPWEWASGIGHLWRTSGDIYDSYDGRKGWEMGWKRILDLQYSLVDSIGPDGIGKYAGPGHWNDPDMLEVGNAGLSMAESRAHFSLWCILAAPLMAGNDVRHMKPEIQAILTDREVIAIDQDKLGKQGFRALAEPARAIEIWIKPLSEGDWAVCALNTGNAPADLTIDWERLWTLDRRPYQVRDLWAKRAAGDTTKPLTVRVDTHDVALFRLTPAK; encoded by the coding sequence ATGAGAAAGCCCCTCGCCCTCCTGCTTGCCTCCACGCTCGCCCTCACCGCGATGGCTCAGAAATTCGAGAATCTCGCCCTCACCCCGCCGATGGGGTGGAACACCTGGAACACGTTCGCCAGCGACATCCACGAGTCGCTGATCAAGCAGACGGCCGACACGATGGTGGCGAACGGCATGCGCGATGCCGGCTACGTGTACATCGTGATCGACGACACCTGGTCGAAGAAGCAGCGCGACGAGCAGGGCAACCTCGTGCCGGACCCCGCCAAGTTTCCCAGCGGCATGAAGGCGCTGGCGGACTACCTGCACGAGCGCGGTTTCAAGCTCGGCATCTACTCCTGCGCCGGACCGCGCACCTGCGCCGACTATCCCGGCAGCTGGGGACACGAGTTCCAGGACGCCCGCACCTTCGCGGCGTGGGGCATCGATTACCTGAAGTACGACTGGTGCAACCGCGGCAATGCCGACGCGCGCGACGCCTACACGCGGATCCGCGACGCGCTCTACACCGCGGGCCGGCCCGTGGTCCTCAGCATCTGCGAATGGGGCCAGAACAAGCCCTGGGAGTGGGCCTCCGGCATCGGCCACCTCTGGCGCACATCCGGCGATATCTACGACTCCTACGATGGCCGCAAAGGCTGGGAGATGGGCTGGAAGCGCATCCTCGACCTCCAGTACTCGCTGGTGGATTCGATCGGGCCCGACGGGATCGGCAAATACGCCGGTCCCGGGCATTGGAACGACCCCGACATGCTCGAGGTGGGCAACGCCGGGCTGAGCATGGCCGAATCGCGCGCGCACTTCTCGCTGTGGTGCATCCTGGCCGCGCCGCTCATGGCCGGAAACGACGTCCGGCACATGAAGCCGGAGATCCAGGCCATCCTCACGGACCGTGAGGTGATTGCCATCGACCAGGACAAACTCGGCAAGCAGGGCTTCCGGGCGCTGGCCGAACCGGCGCGCGCCATCGAGATCTGGATCAAGCCTCTGAGTGAAGGCGACTGGGCCGTCTGCGCGCTCAACACCGGCAACGCGCCGGCCGACCTCACCATCGATTGGGAACGTCTCTGGACCCTCGACCGCCGGCCCTATCAGGTACGCGACCTTTGGGCCAAGCGGGCGGCGGGCGACACGACCAAGCCGCTGACGGTGCGCGTGGACACCCACGACGTGGCGCTCTTCCGGCTCACCCCCGCCAAGTAG
- a CDS encoding GH1 family beta-glucosidase yields the protein MNFPADFTWGVAAAAYQIEGAAALDGRAPSIWDVYTHQPGNIFEGHTGDVACDHYHRYAEDVALMRDLGVSAYRLSLSWPRIIPDGTGAANAKGLEFYDRLIDALLAAGITPWVTLYHWDLPQALQQRGGFLNREFVEWFGAYATIVAQRLGDRVKHWMTFNEPPCSIGLGLQEAVHAPGLKLSFRECLLGAHHLLLAHGTAVQALRAGCRDRVKVSLALTGRERIPATESATDIEAARRDYFACHDRSMWNLSWWGDPVYLGHYPEEGLRAFGADVPAFTDADLKLIAQPLDFMGYNCYSGWLVRARADGTPEQAPGGWGIGNPRGTLSWLNVAPSAPYWAARMQHERYGLPVVFTENGFCNTDFVHLDGQVHDPQRIDFMARYLATIGRALKDGVPVAGYFYWSVLDNFEWKEGYKDRFGLIHVDYQTQKRTPKDSYAWYRETIRARGANLPVT from the coding sequence ATGAACTTCCCCGCTGATTTCACCTGGGGTGTCGCCGCCGCCGCGTACCAGATTGAAGGCGCCGCCGCGCTCGACGGCCGCGCGCCGTCCATCTGGGACGTCTACACGCACCAGCCCGGCAACATTTTCGAAGGCCACACGGGCGACGTGGCGTGCGACCATTACCATCGCTACGCCGAGGACGTCGCCCTGATGCGCGACCTCGGCGTCAGCGCGTACCGGCTGTCGCTGTCCTGGCCGCGCATCATACCCGACGGCACTGGCGCGGCGAACGCGAAGGGCCTCGAGTTTTACGACCGGCTGATCGACGCGCTGCTGGCGGCCGGCATCACGCCATGGGTGACGCTTTACCACTGGGACCTGCCGCAGGCGCTGCAGCAGCGCGGCGGCTTTCTGAACCGCGAGTTCGTGGAATGGTTCGGCGCCTACGCGACGATCGTCGCGCAGCGGCTGGGCGATCGCGTGAAGCACTGGATGACCTTCAACGAGCCGCCCTGCTCGATCGGGCTCGGGCTGCAGGAGGCGGTGCACGCGCCCGGGCTCAAGCTGAGTTTCCGCGAGTGCCTGCTGGGCGCGCATCATCTCCTGCTCGCGCACGGCACCGCGGTGCAGGCGCTGCGGGCGGGTTGTCGCGATCGCGTGAAGGTCTCGCTCGCGCTCACCGGCCGGGAGCGCATCCCGGCCACCGAGAGCGCGACCGACATCGAAGCGGCGCGGCGCGACTACTTCGCGTGCCACGATCGCTCGATGTGGAACCTCTCCTGGTGGGGCGACCCGGTGTACCTGGGCCACTACCCCGAGGAGGGCTTGCGCGCGTTCGGCGCCGACGTGCCGGCATTCACCGACGCCGATCTCAAGCTCATCGCGCAGCCGCTGGATTTCATGGGCTACAACTGCTACTCGGGCTGGCTTGTCCGCGCCCGGGCCGACGGCACACCGGAGCAGGCGCCCGGCGGCTGGGGCATCGGCAATCCCCGCGGCACGCTCTCGTGGCTCAACGTCGCGCCCTCCGCTCCATACTGGGCCGCGCGGATGCAGCACGAGCGCTACGGACTACCGGTGGTCTTCACGGAAAACGGCTTCTGCAACACGGACTTCGTTCACCTCGACGGCCAGGTGCACGACCCGCAGCGGATCGACTTCATGGCACGTTACCTCGCGACGATCGGCCGGGCGCTCAAGGACGGCGTGCCGGTCGCCGGCTACTTCTACTGGTCGGTCCTGGACAACTTTGAGTGGAAGGAAGGCTACAAGGACCGCTTCGGCCTGATCCACGTCGACTACCAGACCCAGAAACGCACGCCGAAGGACTCCTACGCGTGGTACCGCGAAACCATCCGTGCCCGCGGCGCGAACCTCCCCGTCACATGA
- a CDS encoding acetylxylan esterase: MKNPRPLFASIVALALPALLPAATPVAITPVPPGVELRVAAVQVRVAPDHRDWTYRLGETAKFKVTVVADNEPIEGASITYTAGQETRPTEEKTATVPPEGLVIDGGTLQAPGFLRCTVKAEIAGRTWRGVATAAFEPEKIKPTQTEPEDFDAFWTQGREALAKVPLEARMTLLPEACTDTVNVYHVSFRTVGESWTPQARVYGIYCEPKKAGKYPALLRVPGAGVRPYAGDPGTAAQGAITLEIGIHGIPVNLAKEVYDSLYGSALKGYWLYNLDDRESYYYRRVYLSCLRANDFLTSRDNWDGRTLVVTGASQGGQLSIVTAALDPRVTALVVTHPAGCDQTGDLHGRAGGWPRPFQQWNYPAPSPHATPAKIATTAYYDTVNFARRLKVPGYYNWGYNDDVCPPTSMFAAYNVITAPKKLGLTLELAHSYTPEQGAENQDRVVTFLGLK, translated from the coding sequence CGAGCATCGTGGCGCTTGCCCTGCCCGCGCTCCTTCCCGCCGCCACTCCGGTGGCCATCACGCCCGTACCGCCCGGCGTCGAGTTGCGCGTCGCCGCCGTGCAGGTGCGCGTGGCCCCCGACCATCGCGACTGGACCTACCGCCTCGGCGAGACCGCGAAGTTCAAGGTGACCGTGGTTGCGGACAACGAGCCGATCGAGGGCGCCTCCATCACCTACACCGCCGGGCAGGAGACGCGTCCGACCGAGGAGAAGACTGCCACGGTCCCGCCCGAGGGGCTGGTGATCGACGGCGGCACGTTGCAGGCGCCCGGCTTCCTGCGGTGCACGGTGAAAGCCGAAATCGCGGGCCGCACGTGGCGCGGGGTCGCGACCGCGGCGTTTGAGCCGGAGAAGATCAAGCCCACGCAAACGGAGCCGGAGGACTTCGACGCGTTCTGGACGCAGGGTCGCGAAGCGCTCGCCAAGGTCCCGCTCGAAGCGCGCATGACGCTGCTGCCCGAGGCCTGCACCGACACGGTGAACGTGTACCACGTGAGTTTCCGCACCGTGGGCGAGAGCTGGACGCCCCAGGCGCGAGTGTACGGCATCTATTGCGAGCCGAAGAAAGCCGGGAAGTACCCGGCGCTGCTCCGCGTCCCGGGTGCGGGGGTGCGTCCGTACGCCGGCGATCCCGGCACCGCCGCGCAGGGCGCGATCACGCTCGAGATCGGCATCCACGGCATCCCGGTGAATCTGGCCAAGGAGGTGTACGATTCGCTCTACGGCAGCGCGCTGAAGGGCTACTGGCTCTACAATCTCGATGACCGCGAATCCTACTACTACCGCCGCGTCTACCTGAGCTGCCTCCGCGCGAACGACTTTCTCACGTCCCGCGACAACTGGGACGGCCGCACGCTCGTGGTGACCGGCGCCAGCCAGGGCGGCCAGCTCTCGATCGTCACCGCCGCGCTCGACCCGCGCGTCACGGCACTCGTGGTCACGCACCCCGCCGGTTGTGACCAAACGGGTGACCTGCACGGCCGCGCCGGCGGCTGGCCGCGGCCGTTCCAGCAGTGGAATTATCCCGCGCCCTCGCCGCACGCCACGCCCGCGAAGATCGCGACGACGGCCTACTACGACACGGTGAACTTCGCCCGCCGCCTGAAGGTGCCGGGCTACTACAACTGGGGCTACAACGACGACGTGTGCCCGCCGACCTCGATGTTCGCCGCGTACAACGTCATCACCGCGCCCAAGAAACTCGGCCTCACCCTCGAACTCGCGCACAGCTACACGCCCGAGCAGGGCGCGGAAAACCAGGACCGCGTCGTGACCTTCCTCGGCCTCAAGTAA